From the Actinomycetota bacterium genome, the window CCGTGTTCGCGGCGCGCACCCACGGTGAGCTCGTACGCGTCACCGACGACCTGCCGGACCTCCCGCCCCCGGCCGACGAGGCACGCCGACGCCGGCGGGTGAGCGCGCTGCGCAACGCGGGGTTCCGGGCGCACCTGACGGCCTACGCGGTGGTGAAC encodes:
- a CDS encoding DUF1707 domain-containing protein, which gives rise to MQLPGDRPQRPDARASDADREQVAEALRRHLVEGRLTTDELSERMETVFAARTHGELVRVTDDLPDLPPPADEARRRRRVSALRNAGFRAHLTAYAVVN